One segment of Sesamum indicum cultivar Zhongzhi No. 13 linkage group LG4, S_indicum_v1.0, whole genome shotgun sequence DNA contains the following:
- the LOC105160815 gene encoding LOB domain-containing protein 15, protein MSTERERLDQEIGKKIKRESDAFPHQMGGRRHMLGPSGTLNTITPCAACKLLRRRCAQECPFSPYFSPHEPQKFASVHKVFGASNVSKMLMEVPESQRADAANSLVYEANVRLRDPVYGCMGAISALQQQVQVLQAELNAVRAEILKYKYRETSMLPTSHVTLLSSGAVSIAAPPPTPLPPPPPPPPPPSLPLTPSSSPIYTPVTSTAADFTAISTENITYFG, encoded by the exons ATGTCCACAGAAAG GGAGAGACTTGATCAGGAGATAGGCAAGAAGATCAAGAGAGAATCCGATGCCTTTCCTCATCAGATGGGAGGAAGAAGACATATGTTGGGGCCTTCCGGAACCCTAAACACCATCACCCCTTGCGCCGCCTGCAAGCTCTTGAGACGTCGTTGCGCTCAAGAATGCCCCTTTTCTCCTTATTTCTCACCTCATGAACCCCAGAAGTTCGCCTCCGTTCACAAAGTCTTTGGCGCGAGCAACGTCTCCAAGATGCTAATG GAGGTTCCTGAAAGCCAAAGAGCAGATGCTGCAAATAGTCTTGTTTATGAGGCAAACGTAAGGCTAAGAGATCCAGTTTATGGTTGCATGGGAGCAATCTCTGCTTTGCAACAGCAAGTTCAAGTTCTACAAGCAGAATTAAATGCTGTGAGGGCTGAGATTTTGAAGTACAAGTATAGGGAAACCAGTATGCTTCCAACTTCTCATGTAACACTGCTTTCGTCCGGGGCCGTCTCGATTGCTGCACCGCCACCCACGCCGCTCCCTCCACCCCCACCAccgcctcctcctccttcGCTTCCTCTAACGCCCTCGTCCTCCCCCATTTACACCCCGGTTACATCTACTGCTGCTGACTTCACCGCAATCTCAACTGAAAATATCACCtattttggttaa
- the LOC105160816 gene encoding putative receptor-like protein kinase At4g00960: MAFIISQFFSQSPSLLHSQTMLLPLIFLILANLSAFVQSQSVCLNNGNYTSNSTYKANLDTVLSSLPTNVHRNGFYNASFGQNPDRANAIVLCRGDIQLDTCRGCVRDAAAALLASCPNQKQAVNWQERCTLRYSNETLVGILATMPGYYWWNPENATSVDQFKEDLSTLLDDLRGQAVYGGSLRKVAAGNITGPDFQRIFALVQCSPDLSPEDCSSCLIGAAADIPKCCDRKRGGRVLRPSCTLRFEIYPFYNGTRLEELVPRPEPPVWPPPEEHGGNTARTVKDDGNSNTTRTVIIITVSVAAGVILVVSVGIFLIKRIKQKPKDSDHIESEVVDDISTPESLQFAFSTIRDATNNFSDNNKLGQGGFGTVYKGKFLNGQEIAVKRLSKNSGQGDLEFKNEVLLLARLQHRNLVKLLGFSLQGEEKLLVYEFVQNASLDLFIFDPINHSYLDWERRHKIIGGIARGILYLHEDSRLRIIHRDLKASNVLLDGNMNPKIADFGMARLCGHDETQGNTNRIVGTYGYMAPEYAIHGQFSVKSDVFSFGVLVLEIISGQKNNCFRSGENVEDLLSFAWKNWREGTAANVVDPVLRSGAGSMTEMLRCIHIGLLCVQENASDRPTMASVVLMLSSFSLTLGVPSEPAFYVPSGYGSDVPHFQEYNSIQSDHSSRNDASITDLHPR, encoded by the exons ATGGCATTCATCATCTCCCAATTTTTCTCTCAAAGTCCGTCACTGCTACATTCTCAAACAATGCTGCTGCCCTTAATTTTCCTTATTCTAGCAAACCTCTCAGCCTTTGTCCAATCCCAATCTGTCTGCCTGAACAACGGCAATTACACGAGTAACAGCACATACAAGGCAAATCTCGACACTGTCCTCTCCTCTCTGCCCACAAACGTCCATAGAAACGGTTTCTACAATGCTTCCTTTGGGCAGAATCCGGATAGAGCCAATGCCATCGTGCTCTGCCGAGGAGATATTCAGCTGGATACGTGTCGTGGATGTGTCCGAGATGCTGCTGCAGCGCTTTTAGCATCATGTCCGAATCAAAAACAGGCGGTCAACTGGCAGGAACGCTGCACGTTGCGATACTCAAACGAAACGTTAGTTGGAATTCTGGCGACTATGCCGGGATATTATTGGTGGAATCCAGAGAACGCTACGAGTGTCGACCAGTTCAAGGAGGACTTAAGCACTCTGCTAGACGATCTACGGGGACAGGCGGTTTATGGTGGTTCTTTGAGGAAGGTGGCGGCCGGGAACATAACTGGCCCTGATTTTCAGAGAATTTTCGCACTAGTACAGTGCAGCCCGGATTTGTCTCCGGAGGATTGCAGTAGTTGCTTGATTGGTGCTGCTGCAGATATACCGAAGTGTTGTGACAGGAAGAGGGGGGGTAGAGTGCTCAGGCCCAGCTGCACTCTTCGTTTTGAGATTTATCCCTTCTACAATGGAACTAGGCTTGAGGAACTAGTGCCTCGGCCTGAGCCACCGGTCTGGCCGCCCCCAG AAGAGCATGGTGGTAATACAGCAAGGACGGTTAAGGATGACGGTAATAGTAATACAACTCGaactgttattattattaccgTTTCAGTTGCTGCCGGTGTGATACTAGTTGTTTCTGTTGGGATATTCTTAATAAAGAGAATCAAACAGAAACCAAAGGATAGTGATCATATTGAGA GTGAAGTTGTGGACGACATTAGCACTCCTGAGTCTTTGCAATTTGCCTTCAGCACAATCAGAGATGCAACAAACAACTTCTCAGATAATAACAAGTTAGGACAAGGTGGATTCGGGACCGTTTATAAG GGAAAATTTCTGAACGGTCAAGAAATAGCAGTGAAAAGATTATCCAAGAATTCCGGTCAGGGCGACCTGGAATTTAAGAATGAGGTCCTGTTACTTGCCAGGCTTCAACACAGGAATTTGGTTAAGCTTTTGGGCTTCTCTCTACAAGGAGAAGAGAAGCTTCTTGTATATGAGTTTGTTCAGAATGCAAGCCTTGATCTCTTTATATTTg ACCCAATCAACCATTCATATTTGGACTGGGAAAGACGGCACAAGATCATCGGTGGTATTGCCAGGGGAATTCTTTACTTGCACGAAGACTCTCGACTTAGGATCATTCACCGTGATCTCAAAGCTAGTAACGTACTTTTAGACGGAAATATGAATCCGAAAATTGCAGATTTTGGCATGGCAAGGTTATGTGGGCACGATGAAACTCAAGGAAATACTAACAGGATTGTTGGAACCTA TGGATACATGGCACCAGAATATGCAATACACGGGCAGTTTTCTGTTAAGTCGGATGTTTTCAGCTTCGGTGTACTGGTCCTGGAAATTATCAGtggccaaaaaaataattgttttcgAAGCGGGGAGAATGTAGAGGACCTCTTGAGCTTT GCGTGGAAAAATTGGCGCGAAGGAACGGCTGCAAATGTGGTGGATCCAGTCTTGAGGTCGGGCGCTGGTTCCATGACTGAGATGTTGAGGTGCATTCACATCGGTTTGCTCTGCGTTCAAGAGAACGCATCCGATAGGCCGACAATGGCTTCTGTTGTTCTTATGCTCAGTAGTTTCTCTTTAACTCTGGGAGTACCTTCCGAGCCTGCATTTTATGTACCCAGTGGCTATGGCTCAGATGTTCCACACTTTCAGGAGTACAATTCAATTCAATCTGATCATTCATCCAGAAATGATGCATCGATCACTGATTTACATCCAcgatga